A part of Vulcanisaeta moutnovskia 768-28 genomic DNA contains:
- a CDS encoding ABC transporter permease: MSIVLGRSSASIIRALFQFAIITSIAIALGVKIEPNPFYLLLSLIIVVITFIGFSVFSIWIATYMKIRERFMGIGQAITIPLFFASNAIYPISIMPVPIRVIVLINPLTYVVDALRKTMIIGSSYGLAIDALALVVFAVLFIVLASIEFRRIID; this comes from the coding sequence ATGTCCATTGTACTTGGCAGGTCCTCTGCATCAATAATTAGGGCCTTATTCCAATTTGCAATAATAACGTCAATAGCCATAGCACTAGGTGTTAAGATTGAGCCCAATCCATTTTATCTACTACTTTCATTGATCATAGTGGTGATTACGTTCATTGGATTTTCAGTGTTCTCCATATGGATCGCCACTTACATGAAGATCAGGGAGAGATTTATGGGAATTGGGCAGGCAATAACAATACCACTATTCTTCGCGAGCAATGCCATATACCCAATTAGCATCATGCCTGTGCCGATCAGGGTTATCGTACTTATAAACCCACTAACATATGTAGTCGATGCCCTGAGGAAGACTATGATAATCGGCAGCTCATACGGATTGGCAATTGATGCATTGGCTTTAGTGGTTTTCGCTGTGTTGTTTATTGTGTTGGCGTCTATTGAGTTTAGGAGGATAATTGATTGA